A single window of Marinobacter sp. SS13-12 DNA harbors:
- a CDS encoding serine hydrolase domain-containing protein: MTESKPVTGLSPDRLLHIEDHLDRRYIQPGKLPGTLTLVARRGEIAYLKAQGLMDVERDKPVCRDTVFRIYSMTKPITSIAMMQLYEQGRFLLDDPVHKYIPAWKNLRVYKSGVYPNFLTAPATSTMTIRDLFTHMSGLTYGFMNRTNVDAAYRELKLDGSRNMTLEALVGHLAELPLEFSPGTAWNYSVSTDVLGYLVQLLADKPFDEYLREHIFEPLAMPDTGFHVRDDQLDRFAACYQYDPVDQIKLQDDPQTSPFRDKRTFLSGGGGLVSTIDDYFHFAQALSQGGEFGGRRIIGRKTLEFMRRNHLPGNQDLPGLSVGAFSETPYAGSGFGLGFSVKTDVAKSQINGSVGEYGWGGLASTNFFIDPVEELVVIFMTQLIPSSTYPIRQELRAIVNGALV, translated from the coding sequence ATGACGGAATCCAAACCGGTTACCGGCCTTTCGCCAGACCGCCTTCTTCACATTGAAGACCATCTTGACCGTCGCTATATCCAGCCGGGGAAATTGCCCGGCACGCTGACACTGGTGGCCCGGCGTGGGGAAATTGCCTATCTGAAAGCTCAGGGGCTGATGGATGTGGAGCGCGACAAGCCGGTCTGCCGGGATACGGTGTTCCGCATTTATTCCATGACCAAGCCGATTACGTCTATCGCCATGATGCAGCTCTATGAGCAGGGGCGGTTTTTGCTGGATGATCCCGTACACAAGTACATTCCGGCCTGGAAGAACCTGCGGGTTTACAAAAGCGGTGTCTATCCCAACTTCCTGACCGCACCTGCAACCAGCACCATGACCATTCGCGACCTGTTTACCCATATGTCAGGCCTGACCTACGGGTTCATGAACCGCACCAACGTGGACGCCGCCTACCGGGAGCTGAAGCTGGATGGCAGCCGGAATATGACTCTGGAAGCGCTCGTCGGTCACCTGGCAGAACTACCGCTGGAATTCTCCCCGGGTACAGCCTGGAACTATTCAGTCAGCACGGATGTGCTGGGGTACCTGGTGCAGTTGCTGGCTGATAAGCCGTTTGATGAGTATCTGCGCGAGCATATCTTTGAGCCTTTGGCCATGCCGGACACCGGCTTCCATGTTCGTGACGATCAGCTTGACCGTTTCGCCGCCTGCTATCAGTACGATCCTGTCGATCAGATCAAGCTGCAGGACGATCCGCAGACGTCCCCTTTCCGGGACAAAAGGACGTTTCTATCTGGCGGCGGCGGGCTGGTGTCCACCATTGACGATTATTTCCACTTTGCCCAGGCACTCTCTCAGGGCGGCGAGTTTGGCGGGCGGCGGATTATTGGCCGAAAGACTCTGGAATTCATGCGTCGCAATCATCTACCCGGCAACCAGGACCTGCCTGGCCTCTCTGTCGGTGCGTTCAGCGAAACACCTTATGCCGGAAGTGGCTTCGGTCTGGGCTTTTCGGTAAAGACTGACGTCGCCAAATCCCAGATCAACGGATCGGTTGGCGAGTATGGTTGGGGTGGCCTCGCGAGTACCAACTTTTTTATCGATCCTGTGGAGGAGCTGGTGGTGATCTTCATGACGCAACTGATCCCCTCATCGACCTATCCGATCCGTCAGGAATTGCGAGCTATTGTTAATGGGGCGTTGGTTTAG
- a CDS encoding glycine zipper domain-containing protein translates to MAFIIAGRLEDQDKAEELTQALQHAGISKRKVSVFFVNPEGQHQILPFGGDENHSPGASEAGKGAWFGAGAGAAAGAAIGSTGGPVGSVIGAGVGAYTGSLTGAVTKTDDKPESGADTAKEEEPVIDRKSGLHVAAELNREQKDKVAELIRDHGGKDVEEADGKIEDSHWLDFDPTKPIRLVS, encoded by the coding sequence ATGGCTTTCATAATTGCTGGTCGTTTAGAAGACCAGGACAAAGCTGAGGAGCTCACTCAAGCGCTCCAGCACGCCGGGATTTCAAAAAGGAAGGTTTCGGTCTTTTTTGTCAATCCTGAAGGACAGCACCAAATTCTGCCTTTCGGCGGCGATGAGAATCACTCTCCCGGCGCGTCAGAAGCAGGCAAAGGCGCGTGGTTCGGCGCCGGCGCGGGTGCGGCGGCGGGAGCTGCCATCGGATCCACCGGCGGGCCGGTCGGTTCGGTTATCGGCGCTGGGGTCGGCGCGTATACCGGATCGTTAACCGGGGCCGTTACCAAAACAGACGATAAGCCGGAATCCGGCGCAGATACCGCCAAAGAAGAAGAGCCGGTGATTGACCGAAAATCCGGGCTGCACGTCGCCGCAGAGCTCAATCGTGAGCAAAAGGATAAGGTAGCGGAGCTGATTCGCGATCACGGAGGCAAGGACGTCGAGGAAGCAGACGGCAAAATTGAGGACAGTCACTGGCTTGACTTCGATCCTACAAAACCCATCAGGCTCGTATCCTGA
- a CDS encoding sensor domain-containing diguanylate cyclase has product MPVDLNALFPKLTNLLLDAVFVVDQDDQIVFVSDACEGLLGYRADELTGTLITDYVHPDDLGTTRASIVRVMDGQSHNDFCNRYIHRDGTIVYILWSARLSEEEGVRIGVARDVTALRQAEDKLRFLAHHDPLTGLTNRSLFHDRLESAMRTARRHHSSLALLFLDLNDFKDINDTHGHAMGDRVLCMIAGRLEGCVRETDTVARMGGDEFTVLLTDIQSAEAVSRKVEEIIAAVTAPLGAEFGNIKTPSCSIGVACYPADGEDADTLLNHADDNMYRLKRQRT; this is encoded by the coding sequence ATGCCCGTTGACCTGAACGCGCTTTTCCCCAAGCTGACCAATTTGTTGCTGGACGCTGTCTTCGTGGTCGATCAGGACGACCAGATCGTCTTTGTGAGCGATGCGTGTGAGGGACTGCTCGGGTATCGTGCCGATGAGCTGACGGGCACGCTGATCACCGACTATGTGCATCCAGATGACCTGGGGACCACACGAGCGTCCATTGTTCGAGTTATGGACGGTCAGTCCCACAATGACTTCTGTAACCGTTACATCCACAGAGATGGCACTATTGTATACATCCTCTGGTCTGCCCGTTTATCCGAAGAGGAAGGTGTGCGGATCGGTGTGGCACGGGATGTGACGGCATTGAGGCAGGCAGAGGATAAACTGCGTTTCCTCGCCCATCACGACCCGTTGACAGGGCTTACCAACCGATCGTTGTTCCATGATCGACTCGAATCGGCCATGCGCACAGCCCGTCGTCACCACAGCAGCCTTGCCTTGCTGTTTCTGGATCTCAATGACTTCAAAGACATCAATGATACCCATGGACATGCCATGGGTGATCGAGTGCTCTGCATGATTGCCGGACGGCTGGAAGGCTGCGTTCGAGAGACGGACACGGTGGCCCGGATGGGTGGCGATGAATTCACTGTGCTGTTGACGGACATCCAGTCGGCGGAAGCCGTTTCCAGGAAGGTCGAGGAAATCATCGCTGCCGTAACCGCGCCCCTGGGTGCCGAATTCGGCAATATCAAAACGCCGTCCTGCAGCATCGGCGTGGCCTGTTATCCAGCGGACGGGGAGGACGCCGACACCCTGTTGAACCATGCTGATGACAACATGTACCGGCTGAAACGGCAACGTACGTAA
- a CDS encoding PEP-CTERM/exosortase system-associated acyltransferase codes for MPAYSPFHNDGQNQTASGKTENLSDIFKSFFEIEVATTEEMVNKVFEVRFQVYCIDRAFEDPMQFPDKREHDAYDLRSAHALIRHRRSGDSVAVVRLVLAGDNPEQSDFPMEGPCIHRMSQQAQETMAATPRQHMAEISRMAVSREFRRRLNEQESPTGVTDQTSYADAEGGRRAMPYISLGLFAAILRMSVKHNVTHWMAVMEPAQLRLLKRFGVEFDHVGPVMEYHGLRRPAFTEAESLINGILRRRPDVWKLITESGRYLPPKPVNR; via the coding sequence ATGCCTGCATACTCTCCATTTCATAACGATGGACAAAATCAAACAGCCTCCGGGAAAACCGAGAACCTCAGCGATATCTTCAAGTCCTTTTTCGAGATTGAGGTCGCCACCACCGAGGAAATGGTCAATAAAGTCTTTGAAGTCCGGTTCCAGGTCTACTGTATCGACAGAGCCTTTGAAGACCCGATGCAATTTCCCGACAAAAGGGAGCATGATGCTTACGATCTGCGCTCGGCTCATGCCTTGATCCGGCATCGGAGAAGCGGAGACAGCGTCGCGGTTGTTCGACTTGTTCTGGCGGGCGATAACCCGGAGCAGTCAGACTTCCCAATGGAAGGGCCCTGTATCCACAGAATGAGCCAGCAAGCCCAGGAAACGATGGCGGCGACTCCCCGGCAACACATGGCCGAGATTTCCAGAATGGCGGTAAGTCGGGAATTTCGTCGGCGCCTCAACGAACAGGAATCACCCACTGGTGTTACTGATCAGACTTCCTACGCCGATGCCGAGGGCGGCAGGCGCGCCATGCCCTATATCAGCCTGGGCCTGTTCGCCGCTATCCTGCGGATGTCAGTCAAACACAATGTCACACACTGGATGGCGGTAATGGAGCCGGCTCAATTGCGTCTGTTAAAGCGGTTTGGTGTGGAGTTTGATCACGTCGGGCCCGTAATGGAGTATCACGGCCTCCGCCGGCCCGCCTTCACCGAAGCGGAATCCCTGATCAATGGGATCCTCCGGCGCCGCCCGGATGTCTGGAAGTTGATTACCGAATCAGGTCGTTATTTGCCCCCCAAACCCGTCAATCGGTGA